The Miscanthus floridulus cultivar M001 chromosome 17, ASM1932011v1, whole genome shotgun sequence genome has a window encoding:
- the LOC136516740 gene encoding ubiquitin carboxyl-terminal hydrolase 25-like isoform X1: MAPTAEPSSLPPQRRPRTGPPPGLKNLGNTCYLNSVLQCLASTPPLATFCLDSRHSNMCKKVFPNREKECSFCVLERQIARLLRADAGVLDSPAKVIRCMPLFAEHFRWGRQEDAHEFLRYVVDACHTAGLRMRKRLHAAVANGNCGEDGRGQGACLVMRETFGGALLSQVKCLVCKGESEKTDEIMDISLDLPGSSSVADALARFFQPEILEGANKYSCESCNKLTSARKQMFMLRAPKVLVIQLKRFEGINGGKINRNIEFKEALGLSDCMRYKNQLQDSQPVYNLFGCIVHSGLSPESGHYYAYVKDASGQWFCCNDSHVSLSSSQNVLSEKVYILFYILNSKTQKASTNGYSSTAAKPFSTNGIGISSTSSSETSKVPLVKQNGICSTKGNVLMPLKNGKTASGPLIKPIHFKNSAAEKVMSNGKVNLTSKINPEVNETAKSSESNGCKTGQFVGPSKNNADNTISCGERGQQSERILQNANGNSQPIHHSQYLGETSSGNAMPAQQETSNGNATPSQQETSNGNAMPTQQETSNGNATPAQQETSNGKASHAEQYSDQSSHANSSGNKRQLEEDKFQEMLANLANSELRLSGWMDDVYSFMRSQKRGRIQSSDIPQDFDAMRKQLKSDSAIIFRAKIPEPLRENLIKRLRSYFEGKYSRFSCSSSSETT; this comes from the exons ATGGCCCCGACCGCGGAGCCGTCTTCGCTGCCGCCGCAGCGGCGCCCCCGCACGGGCCCACCCCCGGGGCTGAAGAACCTCGGCAACACCTGCTACCTCAACAGCGTCCTCCAGTGCCTTGCGTCCACGCCGCCCCTCGCCACGTTCTGCCTCGACTCTCGCCACTCCAACATGT GCAAGAAGGTGTTCCCGAACAGGGAGAAGGAGTGCTCGTTCTGCGTGCTTGAGCGGCAGATCGCCCGGCTGCTTCGGGCGGATGCAGGGGTGCTCGATTCCCCCGCAAAGGTTATCCGCTGCATGCCCTTATTCGCCGAGCACTTCAGGTGGGGGCGCCAGGAGGACGCGCACGAGTTCCTCCGCTATGTGGTAGATGCCTGTCACACTGCTGGCCTCCGCATGCGCAAGCGGCTACATGCAGCAGTTGCCAATGGAAACTGTGGTGAGGATGGCCGGGGGCAGGGGGCGTGTCTGGTTATGAGGGAGACATTTGGTGGGGCATTGCTGAGTCaagtgaagtgccttgtgtgcaAGGGAGagtctgaaaagactgatgagatAATGGACATCAGTCTCGATCTGCCTGGGAGCAGTTCTGTTGCTGATGCCCTTGCCCGCTTCTTTCAGCCGGAGATATTGGAGGGCGCAAACAAATATAGTTGTGAAAG TTGTAACAAGCTCACCTCAGCACGGAAGCAAATGTTTATGCTGAGGGCACCTAAGGTGCTTGTCATACAACTCAAG AGGTTTGAGGGGATAAATGGTGGAAAGATCAACAGGAATATAGAATTCAAAGAGGCACTTGGTCTTTCTGATTGCATGCGCTATAAAAACCAG ttgcaggATTCGCAACCAGTATATAATCTTTTTGGTTGTATCGTCCACTCAGGGCTCtccccagagtctggtcactactATGCCTATGTTAAG GATGCTAGTGGTCAATGGTTTTGTTGTAACGATTCTCATGTCTCCCTATCAAGCTCTCAGAATGTTTTGTCTGAGAAGGTCTATATCCTATTTTATATACTGAATTCGAAAACTCAAAAGGCTAGTACAAATGGTTACTCTTCTACTGCAGCTAAACCTTTCAGCACGAATGGAATTGGCATATCAAGCACCTCATCTAGTGAGACCTCGAAGGTACCTTTGGTAAAACAGAATGGCATATGTTCTACCAAAGGTAATGTACTGATGCCCTTGAAGAATGGCAAGACTGCATCAGGTCCACTTATCAAGCCGATTCACTTTAAGAATAGCGCAGCAGAAAAGGTTATGTCAAATGGCAAAGTAAACCTCACTTCAAAAATTAATCCAGAGGTTAATGAAACTGCTAAATCATCAGAATCAAATGGTTGCAAGACTGGACAATTTGTGGGACCCAGTAAAAATAATGCTGATAATACTATTTCTTGTGGAGAGAGAGGCCAACAGTCAGAAAGAATACTGCAGAATGCAAATGGAAATAGCCAGCCAATTCATCATTCCCAGTATCTTGGTGAGACTAGTAGCGGCAATGCTATGCCCGCTCAACAAGAGACCAGTAATGGCAATGCCACGCCCTCTCAACAAGAGACCAGTAATGGAAATGCCATGCCCACTCAGCAAGAGACCAGTAATGGCAATGCCACGCCTGCTCAACAGGAGACCAGCAATGGCAAGGCCTCACATGCTGAACAATATTCTGACCAGTCATCTCATGCAAACTCTTCAGGAAACAAACGCCAACTTGAAGAAGATAAGTTTCAGGAAAT GCTTGCTAATTTAGCTAATTCTGAGCTTCGGCTGTCTGGATGGATGGATGATGTCTATAGTTTTATGCGCTCGCAAAAGAGGGGTCGAATTCAAAGTTCAGACATTCCTCAAGATTTTGATGCAATGAG AAAGCAGCTAAAATCAGATTCTGCAATCATATTTAGGGCAAAAATTCCGGAGCCACTGAGGGAAAATCTCATTAAACGCCTGAGATCATACTTTGAGGGCAAATATTCACGTTTTTCATGCAGCAGTTCTTCAGAAACTACTTAG
- the LOC136516740 gene encoding ubiquitin carboxyl-terminal hydrolase 25-like isoform X2 translates to MAPTAEPSSLPPQRRPRTGPPPGLKNLGNTCYLNSVLQCLASTPPLATFCLDSRHSNMCKKVFPNREKECSFCVLERQIARLLRADAGVLDSPAKVIRCMPLFAEHFRWGRQEDAHEFLRYVVDACHTAGLRMRKRLHAAVANGNCGEDGRGQGACLVMRETFGGALLSQVKCLVCKGESEKTDEIMDISLDLPGSSSVADALARFFQPEILEGANKYSCESCNKLTSARKQMFMLRAPKVLVIQLKRFEGINGGKINRNIEFKEALGLSDCMRYKNQDSQPVYNLFGCIVHSGLSPESGHYYAYVKDASGQWFCCNDSHVSLSSSQNVLSEKVYILFYILNSKTQKASTNGYSSTAAKPFSTNGIGISSTSSSETSKVPLVKQNGICSTKGNVLMPLKNGKTASGPLIKPIHFKNSAAEKVMSNGKVNLTSKINPEVNETAKSSESNGCKTGQFVGPSKNNADNTISCGERGQQSERILQNANGNSQPIHHSQYLGETSSGNAMPAQQETSNGNATPSQQETSNGNAMPTQQETSNGNATPAQQETSNGKASHAEQYSDQSSHANSSGNKRQLEEDKFQEMLANLANSELRLSGWMDDVYSFMRSQKRGRIQSSDIPQDFDAMRKQLKSDSAIIFRAKIPEPLRENLIKRLRSYFEGKYSRFSCSSSSETT, encoded by the exons ATGGCCCCGACCGCGGAGCCGTCTTCGCTGCCGCCGCAGCGGCGCCCCCGCACGGGCCCACCCCCGGGGCTGAAGAACCTCGGCAACACCTGCTACCTCAACAGCGTCCTCCAGTGCCTTGCGTCCACGCCGCCCCTCGCCACGTTCTGCCTCGACTCTCGCCACTCCAACATGT GCAAGAAGGTGTTCCCGAACAGGGAGAAGGAGTGCTCGTTCTGCGTGCTTGAGCGGCAGATCGCCCGGCTGCTTCGGGCGGATGCAGGGGTGCTCGATTCCCCCGCAAAGGTTATCCGCTGCATGCCCTTATTCGCCGAGCACTTCAGGTGGGGGCGCCAGGAGGACGCGCACGAGTTCCTCCGCTATGTGGTAGATGCCTGTCACACTGCTGGCCTCCGCATGCGCAAGCGGCTACATGCAGCAGTTGCCAATGGAAACTGTGGTGAGGATGGCCGGGGGCAGGGGGCGTGTCTGGTTATGAGGGAGACATTTGGTGGGGCATTGCTGAGTCaagtgaagtgccttgtgtgcaAGGGAGagtctgaaaagactgatgagatAATGGACATCAGTCTCGATCTGCCTGGGAGCAGTTCTGTTGCTGATGCCCTTGCCCGCTTCTTTCAGCCGGAGATATTGGAGGGCGCAAACAAATATAGTTGTGAAAG TTGTAACAAGCTCACCTCAGCACGGAAGCAAATGTTTATGCTGAGGGCACCTAAGGTGCTTGTCATACAACTCAAG AGGTTTGAGGGGATAAATGGTGGAAAGATCAACAGGAATATAGAATTCAAAGAGGCACTTGGTCTTTCTGATTGCATGCGCTATAAAAACCAG gATTCGCAACCAGTATATAATCTTTTTGGTTGTATCGTCCACTCAGGGCTCtccccagagtctggtcactactATGCCTATGTTAAG GATGCTAGTGGTCAATGGTTTTGTTGTAACGATTCTCATGTCTCCCTATCAAGCTCTCAGAATGTTTTGTCTGAGAAGGTCTATATCCTATTTTATATACTGAATTCGAAAACTCAAAAGGCTAGTACAAATGGTTACTCTTCTACTGCAGCTAAACCTTTCAGCACGAATGGAATTGGCATATCAAGCACCTCATCTAGTGAGACCTCGAAGGTACCTTTGGTAAAACAGAATGGCATATGTTCTACCAAAGGTAATGTACTGATGCCCTTGAAGAATGGCAAGACTGCATCAGGTCCACTTATCAAGCCGATTCACTTTAAGAATAGCGCAGCAGAAAAGGTTATGTCAAATGGCAAAGTAAACCTCACTTCAAAAATTAATCCAGAGGTTAATGAAACTGCTAAATCATCAGAATCAAATGGTTGCAAGACTGGACAATTTGTGGGACCCAGTAAAAATAATGCTGATAATACTATTTCTTGTGGAGAGAGAGGCCAACAGTCAGAAAGAATACTGCAGAATGCAAATGGAAATAGCCAGCCAATTCATCATTCCCAGTATCTTGGTGAGACTAGTAGCGGCAATGCTATGCCCGCTCAACAAGAGACCAGTAATGGCAATGCCACGCCCTCTCAACAAGAGACCAGTAATGGAAATGCCATGCCCACTCAGCAAGAGACCAGTAATGGCAATGCCACGCCTGCTCAACAGGAGACCAGCAATGGCAAGGCCTCACATGCTGAACAATATTCTGACCAGTCATCTCATGCAAACTCTTCAGGAAACAAACGCCAACTTGAAGAAGATAAGTTTCAGGAAAT GCTTGCTAATTTAGCTAATTCTGAGCTTCGGCTGTCTGGATGGATGGATGATGTCTATAGTTTTATGCGCTCGCAAAAGAGGGGTCGAATTCAAAGTTCAGACATTCCTCAAGATTTTGATGCAATGAG AAAGCAGCTAAAATCAGATTCTGCAATCATATTTAGGGCAAAAATTCCGGAGCCACTGAGGGAAAATCTCATTAAACGCCTGAGATCATACTTTGAGGGCAAATATTCACGTTTTTCATGCAGCAGTTCTTCAGAAACTACTTAG
- the LOC136518357 gene encoding F-box protein At5g46170-like produces the protein MSEDPAGSRRWRCDLGGDERWLSGAAGDDHFDRLPDALLLVIFNRIGDVKALGRCSLVSRRFHELVPLVDSVLVRVDCVIPDEPPSSSSSPSTPSSPTASVRARGVFSQIARIVLGGIVKPIQALGQILSPANSASGFPASSASLPSSSSSSSSPLPPGDVSHHSPSEVLRSFKELRHLRIELPAGELGMDDGVMLKWKADFGSTLGSCVILGASSASASPSSAGSDSASTAPSGDGGRTEPDECDDSGSIPESFYTNGGFKLRVVWTISSLIAAAARHYLLQPIIADHRMLESLDLTDADGQGVLTMDKCQLQELRVKPVSTSRDSHRTLMPELSMWLWYAPCIELPGGLVLNGATLVAIKPSEEGTGETVWNGAAGAAWVLDAFEEPYRTAVRMLLKRRTYSLEMNSF, from the coding sequence atgTCCGAAGATCCCGCGGGATCCCGCCGCTGGCGGTGCGACCTCGGCGGCGACGAACGCTGGCTCTCGGGGGCCGCCGGCGACGACCACTTCGACCGCCTCCCCGACGCgctcctcctcgtcatcttcaacCGCATCGGCGACGTCAAGGCGCTCGGCCGCTGCTCCCTCGTCTCCCGCCGCTTCCACGAGCTCGTGCCCCTCGTCGACTCCGTCCTCGTCCGCGTCGACTGCGTCATCCCCGACGAGCccccctcctcgtcgtcctccccgTCGACGCCGTCCTCTCCTACGGCGTCCGTGCGCGCCCGCGGGGTCTTCTCACAGATCGCGCGCATCGTGCTCGGCGGCATCGTGAAGCCCATCCAGGCGCTCGGTCAGATCCTCTCCCCCGCCAACTCCGCCTCCGGCTTTCCGGCATCCTCCGCTTCCTtgccatcgtcgtcgtcctcctcctcctcgccactGCCTCCTGGGGACGTGTCCCACCACTCGCCCTCGGAGGTGCTCCGCTCCTTCAAGGAGCTCCGCCACCTTCGCATCGAGCTCCCGGCGGGCGAGCTCGGCATGGACGACGGtgtgatgctcaagtggaaggcTGACTTCGGGTCCACACTGGGCAGCTGCGTCATCCTTGGAGCatcctcggcctcggcctcgccctccTCCGCTGGCTCAGATAGCGCTAGCACCGCTCCCTCTGGTGACGGTGGGCGCACCGAACCTGATGAATGTGACGATTCAGGAAGCATCCCTGAGTCGTTCTACACAAACGGGGGGTTTAAGCTGCGGGTGGTTTGGACAATCAGCTCATTGATTGCAGCTGCCGCGAGGCATTACTTGCTGCAGCCGATCATTGCTGATCACAGGATGCTCGAGAGCTTGGACCTGACAGATGCTGATGGCCAGGGAGTGCTCACCATGGACAAGTGCCAACTGCAGGAGCTGAGGGTGAAACCAGTATCAACATCTAGGGACTCACACCGGACTCTCATGCCAGAGCTTAGCATGTGGTTGTGGTACGCACCATGTATTGAGCTGCCTGGGGGGTTGGTGCTGAATGGCGCAACACTGGTGGCGATCAAGCCAAGTGAGGAAGGAACAGGGGAGACAGTTTGGAATGGGGCTGCTGGTGCAGCTTGGGTGTTGGATGCATTCGAGGAGCCGTATAGGACAGCAGTGAGGATGCTTCTCAAGCGGAGGACCTACAGCCTTGAGATGAATTCATTCTAA